One segment of Solanum lycopersicum chromosome 1, SLM_r2.1 DNA contains the following:
- the LOC101249952 gene encoding probable ribonuclease P/MRP protein subunit POP5 produces the protein MVGFKNRYLVMEVYLDPNKGTASDEPIVITQFNLTKAIRDVILTNFGECGLASSANSFQVKYVNPITKLCIIRASREEYQKVWASITMVRSVGSCPVVFNLLDLSGSIRACRAAALKCDEFKFEQYKSMAGARLTPEVQQQMQNYLDKIKALEH, from the exons ATGGTGGGATTTAAAAATAGATACTTAGTTATGGAGGTTTATTTGGATCCAAATAAAGGGACTGCATCAGATGAACCCATCGTAATCACTCAATTCAACTTGACCAAAGCCATCAGGGACGTTATTCTTACAAACTTTGGTGAGTGTGGCCTCGCCTCATCAGCAAATTCATTTCAAG TGAAGTATGTGAATCCAATTACAAAACTTTGTATTATACGAGCATCAAGAGAGGAGTATCAAAAAGTTTGGGCTTCAATTACCATGGTCAGGAGTGTAGGAAGTTGCCCCGTGGTATTCAACCTGCTAGACCTAAGTG GTAGTATCAGGGCATGCAGAGCTGCAGCTTTGAAATGTGATGAATTCAAATTTGAACAGTACAAGTCGATGGCCGGAGCTCGCCTTACACCAGAGGTTCAGCAGCAAATGCAGAACTATCTCGACAAGATCAAAGCTTTGGAACACTAA